A stretch of the Candidatus Denitrolinea symbiosum genome encodes the following:
- a CDS encoding FAD-binding oxidoreductase, partial: protein MTLHPDFIHELKKRFAGDVRLDAASRALYSTDASIYQIEPLGVAVPKTQEDLHAAVELAAKYRVPILPRGAGSSLAGQAIGEALILDCSRWLDSIVEINPEARTAVVEPGVVLADLNAAAAKFGLMFGPDPASAERATMGGVIGNNATGAHSILYGMTADHLLEADVALADGSLAVFGGQRTESGEQGRGDLSLLSALYSSIAEIRERYSEAIKQSYPKSWRNSAGYRLNYLLPFSHSAPPFWDGAYPSVQPSSFTLHPSLLAGSEGTLAVIRRAKVNLVLKPKYTILGILAYDDIPAACDEAPRLLEFCPSAVELVPRMILRLARGVPAYARQMGWLEGDPAALLVVEFSGDRPEVLKRSVERIGSLMYVAESPEEQARVWNVRKVGLGILDSRPQAARPVAFIEDCAIPVERLGEFVREIERILAAHGTEGGIYAHASAGCLHIRPILNLKSGEGARSLRSIAEQTLALTLRLGGSMSSEHGDGMARGEWLRQTYGDDVTEAMRLLKRAADPHNILNPGKMFDAPPMDSRLRYGAEYAARPWTPALDFSRNGGLQTAVEQCNGQGVCRKSTGVMCPSYQATREEGNSTRGRANLLRAMISGIGTRINTDSAENAGKKISASIRARPHPIMDAAYRALDLCLACKGCKAECPSGVDMAKLKFEFMHEYYKTHRRPLRDYLFGYFHVTARVLAAFAPLVNALTALAPIKNLAAKILGLAPARPFPKFTRERAKASRADDPRGEVIFLGDPFTRYVEPQAEQAALDVLAACGYEVFVLPVVGAGAGLMSKSFIESAQSHARRVLDALEELDPARRLPIVGIEPSEVYCLKNDYADLLRSRAEETASLSTRVWLLDEFLLRSDAFPRLRVARMTDAPSLQTPKPKIYLQPHCHQRAEPPAADGLPTGAAATVSLLQTLGFDVELSDAGCCGMAGTFGFEAEHYEVSLKVGELKLLPNVRDLRLETGDCGMAASGAACRMQIRHGANAEARHPIEWAREALFRIV, encoded by the coding sequence ATGACTCTCCATCCCGATTTCATCCACGAACTGAAAAAACGCTTCGCGGGCGACGTTCGGCTGGACGCGGCCTCCCGCGCGTTGTACTCCACCGACGCGTCCATCTACCAGATCGAGCCGCTGGGCGTCGCCGTCCCGAAGACGCAGGAAGACCTCCACGCCGCGGTGGAATTGGCCGCAAAATACCGCGTCCCCATCCTGCCGCGCGGCGCGGGATCGTCCCTCGCGGGGCAGGCCATCGGCGAGGCGCTGATCCTCGACTGCTCGCGCTGGCTGGATTCCATCGTCGAGATCAACCCCGAAGCGCGGACGGCCGTCGTCGAGCCAGGCGTCGTCCTAGCGGACCTGAACGCGGCCGCCGCGAAATTCGGGCTGATGTTCGGTCCCGACCCCGCTTCGGCGGAGCGCGCCACGATGGGCGGCGTCATCGGGAATAACGCCACGGGCGCGCACTCCATTCTGTACGGCATGACCGCAGACCATTTACTCGAAGCGGATGTGGCGCTGGCGGACGGTTCATTGGCTGTGTTTGGAGGGCAGAGAACGGAGAGCGGAGAGCAGGGGAGAGGCGACTTATCTCTGCTCTCTGCTCTCTATTCATCTATCGCTGAAATTCGCGAGAGATACTCGGAGGCAATTAAGCAGAGCTATCCCAAATCCTGGCGTAACTCGGCGGGCTATCGTCTGAACTATCTATTGCCCTTTTCCCATTCCGCGCCGCCTTTCTGGGATGGCGCTTATCCCTCCGTTCAGCCTTCATCCTTCACCCTTCATCCTTCATTGCTCGCTGGCTCCGAGGGGACATTGGCCGTCATCCGCCGCGCGAAGGTGAACCTCGTCCTGAAGCCGAAATACACGATCTTGGGCATCCTCGCTTATGACGACATCCCCGCCGCGTGCGACGAAGCGCCGCGCCTGCTGGAGTTCTGCCCCAGCGCGGTGGAGTTGGTCCCGCGCATGATCCTGCGGCTGGCGCGCGGCGTCCCCGCGTACGCGCGTCAGATGGGATGGCTGGAGGGCGATCCCGCCGCGCTGCTGGTCGTCGAGTTCAGCGGCGACCGCCCCGAGGTCCTGAAGCGAAGCGTGGAGCGGATCGGCAGTCTGATGTATGTCGCCGAGTCGCCCGAAGAGCAGGCGCGCGTCTGGAACGTCCGCAAAGTCGGGCTGGGGATTCTGGATTCGCGTCCGCAGGCCGCGCGTCCCGTCGCGTTCATCGAGGATTGCGCCATCCCGGTGGAGCGGCTGGGGGAGTTCGTCCGCGAGATCGAGCGGATCCTCGCCGCGCACGGCACGGAGGGCGGGATTTACGCGCACGCCTCGGCGGGCTGTCTGCACATCCGCCCCATCCTGAATCTGAAATCGGGCGAGGGCGCGCGCTCACTGCGGAGCATCGCCGAGCAGACGCTGGCGCTGACCCTGCGACTCGGCGGTTCGATGAGCAGCGAACACGGCGACGGGATGGCGCGCGGCGAGTGGCTGCGACAGACCTACGGCGACGACGTGACCGAGGCCATGCGCCTGTTGAAGCGCGCCGCCGATCCGCACAACATCCTCAACCCGGGCAAGATGTTCGACGCGCCGCCGATGGATTCGCGCCTGCGCTACGGCGCGGAGTACGCCGCGCGGCCGTGGACTCCCGCGCTGGATTTTTCGCGCAACGGCGGGTTGCAGACCGCCGTCGAGCAATGCAACGGGCAGGGCGTGTGCCGCAAGTCCACGGGCGTGATGTGTCCCTCGTATCAGGCGACGCGGGAGGAGGGCAACTCCACGCGGGGACGGGCGAATTTGCTGCGGGCGATGATCTCGGGGATTGGGACGCGGATAAACACGGATAGCGCCGAAAACGCGGGGAAGAAAATTTCCGCGTCCATCCGCGCTCGTCCGCATCCGATAATGGATGCCGCTTATCGGGCTCTCGACCTGTGCCTCGCCTGCAAAGGCTGTAAGGCGGAATGTCCCAGCGGCGTGGACATGGCGAAACTGAAGTTTGAGTTCATGCACGAATATTACAAGACGCATCGCCGCCCGCTGCGCGATTATCTGTTTGGATATTTCCACGTCACAGCGCGCGTCCTTGCCGCGTTCGCGCCGCTCGTCAACGCGCTGACCGCCCTCGCGCCGATAAAAAATCTCGCCGCGAAAATTCTGGGACTCGCGCCGGCGCGCCCCTTCCCGAAGTTCACGCGCGAGCGGGCAAAGGCAAGCCGGGCCGACGATCCACGCGGCGAAGTCATCTTCCTCGGCGACCCGTTCACGCGCTACGTCGAACCGCAGGCGGAGCAGGCCGCGCTCGACGTTTTGGCCGCGTGCGGATACGAGGTCTTCGTCCTGCCCGTCGTGGGAGCGGGGGCGGGGCTGATGAGCAAATCGTTTATCGAATCCGCCCAAAGTCACGCGCGCCGCGTTCTGGACGCGCTGGAGGAACTCGACCCGGCGCGCCGCCTGCCGATCGTGGGAATCGAACCGTCGGAAGTCTACTGCCTGAAGAACGACTACGCCGACCTGCTGCGGTCGCGCGCCGAGGAGACCGCTTCGCTCTCGACCCGCGTCTGGCTGCTGGACGAGTTCCTCCTGCGCTCGGACGCGTTCCCGCGCTTGCGCGTAGCCAGAATGACAGACGCTCCGTCCCTGCAAACGCCCAAACCGAAAATCTACCTGCAGCCGCACTGTCACCAGCGCGCCGAGCCTCCCGCCGCGGACGGACTTCCCACGGGCGCGGCGGCCACGGTCTCCCTGCTGCAAACCCTCGGCTTCGACGTGGAGTTGAGCGACGCTGGCTGTTGCGGCATGGCGGGCACGTTCGGCTTTGAAGCGGAGCATTATGAGGTTTCGCTGAAGGTGGGTGAGTTGAAGTTGTTGCCTAATGTGAGAGACTTGAGATTGGAGACTGGAGACTGTGGCATGGCTGCCTCTGGCGCGGCGTGCAGGATGCAGATTCGCCACGGCGCGAACGCGGAGGCGCGGCATCCGATCGAGTGGGCGAGGGAGGCGTTGTTTCGTATCGTTTGA
- a CDS encoding type I restriction endonuclease — protein MKNISEERTRKERIDPQLERAGWYLRDHSKVRIEIPVDGYDAAPWNGVTDYCLYRENGEALAVVEAKKTAVDVRLAEAQLTHYVTEIEKHQSFRPFGFLANGREIYFVDVGNAPKREVFGFFTREDLENLLYIRQNAKPLSSIGINNSIVDRSYQHEAIRRVCEAFETVPKVSEPSGRSGGKRKALIVMATGTGKTRTTMGLIDVFMRANQARRVLFVADRDALVEQAIDDGFQKYLPTEPCTRLRSWNVETSQRLYAVTLQTLSNIFEQFSPAFFDLIVFDEVHRSIFNKFNEVLEYFDGRQIGLTATPANYINRDTFLAFDCADGKPTYLYTYEQAIEDKYLVDYELYAARTKFQREGIHGVDLTEEERNALIEKGIDPDDINFEGTELERTVTNFDTIRRQWEEIWEVCKKDASGQLPGKTIVFAVTQEHALRLQKIFDEMYPQFPELTKVITHKSEYRGKLVEAFKKEDMPRIAISVDMLDTGIDVPEVVNLVFMKPVQSPIKLQQMIGRGTRPQAACRNLALLPNFEKKGFLIIDFWENNFSRDAKEVADQSTPVLATIFNTRLKLLETYLTDQQNPECKQVIADLRGQIQQIPTDSFTIRKHMPKIEEAWTDAFWDYLIPSKIDFLKVNVAPHLRLVPGVDVAAATFISKMERLKLLKRTNKEASGTIQSIVEDAQSLRDTILSDAERKAKSVCVPEKLVEFGSNELNLIRDTLAPRMKNKARYDTFLELDLVDSIAISGYILLSKSGEKMYVAEYRRLVEERILKLVADHPTIKAIQRGEPIDDWQLLELERTLTKELGESDLEVTPENLTKVFLPSTDSFLDLVRQTLDMQYLPDYKDLVARQFEKYTIEHKFNADQIRFLRAVQSVFLQKRRLETADLYDAPALVGFGQDAVERWFTEQEALELVAFANKMAV, from the coding sequence TTGAAGAATATCTCCGAAGAACGCACCCGTAAGGAAAGGATAGACCCGCAGTTGGAACGGGCGGGTTGGTATTTGCGCGACCATTCCAAAGTGAGAATCGAAATCCCTGTGGATGGTTACGACGCCGCGCCGTGGAATGGGGTGACGGATTACTGCCTGTACCGAGAAAATGGAGAAGCGTTAGCGGTGGTGGAAGCCAAGAAGACGGCGGTGGATGTTCGGCTGGCGGAAGCGCAACTCACGCATTATGTGACGGAGATCGAGAAACACCAGAGTTTCCGCCCCTTTGGTTTTTTAGCCAACGGACGCGAAATTTATTTTGTGGACGTGGGTAACGCGCCCAAACGTGAAGTCTTTGGCTTTTTCACGCGCGAAGATTTGGAGAATTTGCTCTACATCCGCCAGAATGCCAAGCCGCTTAGCTCGATTGGAATCAATAACTCCATCGTTGACCGTTCGTATCAGCATGAGGCTATCCGCCGCGTGTGTGAGGCGTTTGAAACCGTCCCGAAGGTTTCAGAACCTTCGGGACGTTCTGGCGGTAAACGCAAAGCCTTGATCGTCATGGCGACGGGAACGGGCAAGACGCGTACTACGATGGGATTGATTGACGTCTTTATGCGTGCGAATCAAGCGCGGCGTGTGCTGTTTGTGGCGGACCGCGACGCGTTAGTCGAGCAGGCGATAGACGACGGCTTTCAGAAGTATCTGCCAACAGAACCTTGCACTCGTCTGCGAAGTTGGAACGTGGAGACCAGCCAGAGACTCTACGCGGTGACGCTGCAAACGCTGAGCAACATCTTCGAACAGTTCTCGCCCGCCTTCTTCGACTTGATCGTCTTCGACGAAGTCCATCGCTCGATCTTCAACAAATTCAATGAAGTGTTGGAGTATTTCGACGGCAGGCAGATCGGATTGACCGCCACGCCCGCCAACTACATCAACCGCGATACTTTTCTGGCTTTCGATTGCGCCGACGGCAAGCCGACCTATCTCTACACTTATGAACAAGCCATTGAAGACAAGTATCTCGTGGATTACGAACTCTACGCCGCGCGGACAAAGTTCCAGCGCGAAGGCATCCACGGCGTGGACCTGACCGAAGAGGAGCGCAACGCCTTAATCGAAAAAGGGATCGATCCCGACGACATCAACTTCGAAGGAACCGAACTCGAAAGAACTGTCACGAATTTCGATACCATTCGCAGACAGTGGGAGGAGATTTGGGAAGTTTGCAAGAAGGACGCTTCGGGGCAACTGCCAGGGAAAACAATCGTCTTTGCAGTCACGCAGGAACATGCCTTGCGTTTGCAAAAGATTTTTGATGAGATGTATCCGCAGTTCCCCGAGTTGACAAAAGTCATCACGCATAAATCGGAATACCGCGGCAAGTTGGTGGAAGCGTTCAAGAAGGAAGATATGCCGCGCATCGCCATTTCGGTGGACATGCTCGACACGGGCATTGACGTTCCTGAAGTCGTCAATTTGGTTTTTATGAAACCCGTCCAATCGCCGATCAAATTGCAGCAGATGATTGGACGCGGCACGCGTCCGCAGGCGGCGTGTAGGAATTTGGCGCTGCTGCCGAATTTCGAGAAGAAGGGTTTTCTCATCATTGACTTCTGGGAAAACAACTTCAGCCGCGACGCGAAGGAAGTCGCCGATCAGTCCACGCCTGTGCTGGCGACGATTTTCAATACGCGCTTAAAACTGCTGGAGACTTATCTCACCGACCAGCAGAATCCCGAATGTAAACAAGTAATCGCCGACCTGCGCGGGCAGATTCAACAGATCCCGACCGACTCGTTCACCATCCGCAAGCACATGCCAAAGATCGAAGAAGCATGGACGGACGCCTTCTGGGATTATTTAATCCCAAGCAAGATTGACTTCCTGAAAGTGAACGTTGCGCCGCATCTGCGTCTCGTCCCTGGCGTGGATGTCGCCGCGGCGACCTTTATCAGCAAGATGGAACGGTTGAAGCTGCTCAAACGCACGAACAAAGAAGCCAGCGGAACCATTCAATCCATCGTGGAGGACGCTCAAAGTCTGCGCGACACCATTTTGTCCGACGCCGAGCGCAAAGCCAAAAGCGTTTGCGTGCCAGAAAAGCTGGTTGAGTTTGGAAGCAACGAACTGAACCTGATTCGCGACACGCTTGCGCCGCGCATGAAGAACAAAGCGCGCTACGACACTTTCCTTGAACTTGATCTCGTGGATTCCATCGCCATTAGCGGATATATTCTTCTCTCCAAGAGCGGCGAGAAGATGTACGTGGCGGAGTACCGCCGTCTGGTAGAGGAGCGCATCTTGAAATTAGTCGCCGATCATCCGACCATCAAGGCGATTCAGCGCGGCGAACCGATTGACGACTGGCAGTTGCTCGAACTGGAGCGCACGCTGACCAAAGAACTCGGCGAAAGCGATTTGGAAGTAACGCCCGAAAACCTGACAAAAGTATTTTTGCCGTCCACGGATAGTTTTCTCGATCTGGTGCGCCAGACCTTGGACATGCAATATCTTCCCGATTACAAGGATTTGGTGGCGCGGCAATTTGAAAAATACACCATCGAACACAAGTTCAACGCCGACCAGATTCGCTTCCTGCGCGCCGTGCAGAGCGTATTCTTGCAGAAACGCCGCCTCGAGACCGCCGACCTGTACGACGCGCCCGCGCTAGTGGGCTTTGGGCAAGACGCGGTGGAACGGTGGTTTACGGAGCAGGAAGCGCTAGAGTTGGTGGCGTTTGCGAATAAGATGGCGGTATGA
- a CDS encoding AbrB family transcriptional regulator — MDTVTISSKYQVVIPRAIREKWNVKPGQKVRFIIYGNRLEIVPVRDIKSARGFLKGMSSTIEREEEDRV; from the coding sequence GTGGATACCGTAACAATTTCCTCAAAATATCAAGTGGTGATTCCCCGCGCCATCCGCGAGAAGTGGAACGTCAAGCCAGGACAAAAAGTGCGGTTCATCATTTACGGCAACCGCCTGGAGATCGTCCCCGTGCGGGATATTAAATCGGCGCGCGGCTTCCTAAAGGGCATGAGTAGCACGATTGAGCGGGAGGAGGAAGACCGCGTATGA
- a CDS encoding PIN domain ribonuclease, VapC toxin family, with translation MNVIDSSGWLEYFINGSNADFFAPAIQSVEEVLVPTISLFEVFKRVLIEKNRDDALEAVAQMKDGRVMDLDDSLALVAAELSYELKLPLADSIILATARANNATLWTQDAHFKGVEGVRYIEKKD, from the coding sequence ATGAACGTAATTGATTCGTCGGGCTGGCTGGAGTATTTTATCAACGGCAGTAACGCTGATTTTTTCGCGCCCGCGATTCAAAGCGTCGAAGAAGTCCTCGTACCCACCATAAGCCTGTTTGAGGTTTTCAAGCGCGTCTTGATCGAGAAAAACAGAGACGACGCGCTGGAAGCGGTTGCCCAAATGAAAGACGGGCGCGTGATGGATTTGGACGATAGTCTCGCGCTGGTGGCGGCAGAACTTTCTTACGAATTGAAACTTCCGCTGGCAGACAGCATCATCCTTGCCACTGCCCGCGCCAATAACGCTACGCTCTGGACGCAGGACGCGCACTTCAAAGGTGTGGAAGGCGTGAGGTATATCGAGAAGAAGGATTGA